In one Nitratidesulfovibrio vulgaris str. Hildenborough genomic region, the following are encoded:
- a CDS encoding exosortase C-terminal domain/associated protein EpsI, producing MWARVLIIVAFLAVGAYFGQGRVESAVLTQRALDDFPASVGPWRSAGQVFFDGRTLSVLRPTDYLYRLYTDGEHRIGLYVGFHGGGEGAGPIHSPRNCLPSSGWAMLDETRRDLQTPQGPVRLVRATFAKGDEGSVYYYWYQVRGATMAGDLELKLAELRNAFLHARRDAAFIRLDVPLAQAAGADEAVADFVTRLYPLLLDYLPR from the coding sequence ATGTGGGCTAGGGTTCTCATCATCGTCGCGTTCCTCGCCGTGGGGGCCTATTTCGGGCAGGGCCGCGTGGAGTCCGCCGTGCTGACGCAGCGCGCGCTGGACGACTTCCCGGCGTCCGTGGGGCCATGGCGCAGTGCAGGGCAGGTCTTCTTCGACGGCAGGACGCTGTCGGTGCTGCGCCCCACCGACTACCTCTACCGCCTCTACACCGACGGCGAGCACCGCATCGGCCTGTACGTGGGTTTCCACGGGGGCGGCGAGGGCGCAGGGCCCATCCATTCGCCGCGCAACTGCCTGCCGAGTTCGGGGTGGGCGATGCTGGACGAGACCCGACGCGACCTTCAGACCCCGCAGGGCCCGGTGCGCCTCGTGCGGGCCACCTTCGCCAAGGGCGACGAGGGCAGCGTGTACTACTACTGGTATCAGGTCAGGGGCGCGACCATGGCGGGCGACCTCGAACTGAAGCTGGCAGAATTGCGGAACGCCTTCCTGCATGCACGGCGCGACGCCGCGTTCATCAGGCTCGATGTGCCGCTGGCGCAGGCCGCAGGCGCGGACGAGGCGGTGGCGGACTTCGTGACCCGGCTGTACCCGCTGCTGCTGGACTACCTGCCCCGCTAG
- a CDS encoding glycosyltransferase family 4 protein: MRPHVMQLIFRLAPGGAERLALTTLDKAGSMIRGSVCGLFGHTGPLVAELEQRRIPWFGLDVIGRSRLPGIMRLAALLRRQRVDVLHVQAAYLLQWAAPAAWLTGTRLVYTEHSSHTFETQPRMARLVRWMAPFLGGMSCVTERLRRYMTDRMGIAPHRVRLIRNGVDVERFSPHGPVAPLPDGWAHAAAPASADHGDHGDGAGDAASTGPAAPARRPDGAASGDSGDRVVIGNVARFCEAKDHPGLLRAFHDVQSTHPAARLLLVGDGETRPQAEALRDALALGGTVHFAGTRQDVPALLRAMTVFVLSSRHEGMPVAVLEAMACGVPVVTTDVGGIGELVRDGETARIVPPGDPQALADALRWMLDHPAERMAMRDRALAMVRARCGHDVMVRGYLDLYGVADASSFALPRTGYATVSPASASVSASRISEPAPRTSESTSRTSESTPRTSGPTAPSPDRRNRP, translated from the coding sequence ATGAGACCGCACGTCATGCAGCTCATCTTCAGGCTGGCCCCCGGAGGGGCCGAACGTCTGGCCCTCACCACCCTCGACAAGGCGGGAAGCATGATTCGCGGGTCGGTGTGCGGGCTTTTCGGGCACACGGGGCCGCTGGTGGCTGAACTCGAGCAGCGGCGCATACCGTGGTTCGGGCTGGACGTCATCGGACGCAGCAGACTGCCGGGCATCATGCGGCTGGCGGCGTTGCTGCGAAGGCAGCGGGTGGACGTGCTGCACGTGCAGGCGGCCTACCTGCTGCAATGGGCCGCGCCTGCGGCGTGGCTCACCGGCACGCGGCTGGTGTACACCGAGCACTCTTCGCACACCTTCGAGACGCAACCGCGCATGGCGCGCCTTGTGCGGTGGATGGCCCCCTTCCTTGGCGGCATGTCGTGCGTCACCGAACGCCTGCGCCGTTACATGACCGACCGGATGGGCATCGCCCCGCACCGGGTGCGGCTCATCCGCAACGGCGTGGACGTGGAACGCTTCTCGCCCCACGGCCCGGTGGCCCCCCTGCCGGACGGGTGGGCCCATGCCGCCGCCCCGGCCTCTGCCGACCATGGCGACCATGGCGACGGGGCCGGAGATGCCGCCAGCACTGGCCCCGCGGCCCCTGCGCGCCGTCCGGACGGGGCCGCCAGTGGCGACAGTGGCGACAGGGTCGTCATCGGCAACGTGGCCCGCTTCTGCGAGGCCAAGGACCACCCCGGCCTGCTGCGCGCCTTCCACGACGTGCAGTCCACCCATCCCGCGGCCCGTCTGCTGCTGGTGGGCGACGGCGAGACCCGCCCGCAGGCCGAGGCCCTGCGCGACGCCCTCGCCCTTGGCGGCACCGTGCACTTCGCCGGAACGCGGCAGGACGTGCCCGCCCTGTTGCGGGCCATGACGGTGTTCGTGCTCTCGTCGCGGCATGAGGGGATGCCCGTGGCCGTGCTCGAAGCCATGGCCTGCGGTGTTCCGGTGGTGACCACCGACGTGGGCGGCATCGGTGAACTGGTGCGCGACGGCGAGACGGCCCGCATCGTGCCCCCCGGCGACCCGCAGGCCCTTGCCGACGCCCTGCGCTGGATGCTCGACCACCCCGCAGAACGCATGGCCATGCGCGACCGCGCCCTTGCCATGGTGCGCGCGCGGTGCGGGCATGATGTCATGGTGCGTGGCTATCTCGACCTGTATGGCGTCGCCGATGCGTCTTCCTTCGCGCTGCCCCGCACGGGCTACGCCACCGTCTCGCCCGCGTCCGCGTCCGTTTCCGCATCCCGCATATCCGAACCCGCCCCCCGTACATCCGAATCCACATCCCGTACGTCAGAATCCACACCCCGTACATCCGGCCCGACGGCCCCATCCCCAGACCGGAGGAATCGCCCGTGA
- a CDS encoding acyltransferase — protein sequence MRSFVRDMARGVALLAAVPFYLLHRVESLVLGRERSFMGLSQLLALVPGIYGVWLRAAFYRLALRSCPQSCAIEFMTTFVTPEAVLGRNVYIGSHCNIGLADIGDDCLIGSHVLVTSGRNVHHFDDVETPIRLQGGERETTRIGRDCWIGNGAVVMADVGEGCVVAAGGVVVSPLPPYSVAAGVPARVIRKRGEPRDEGGTP from the coding sequence ATGAGGTCGTTCGTTCGTGACATGGCGCGGGGTGTGGCCCTTCTGGCGGCTGTGCCGTTCTATCTGCTGCACAGGGTCGAGTCGCTCGTCCTCGGGCGCGAACGGTCGTTCATGGGCCTGTCGCAACTTCTCGCGCTGGTTCCCGGCATCTATGGCGTGTGGCTGCGGGCGGCCTTCTACAGGCTGGCCCTGCGCAGTTGCCCGCAGTCGTGCGCCATCGAGTTCATGACCACCTTCGTCACCCCGGAGGCGGTACTCGGACGCAACGTCTACATCGGGTCGCACTGCAACATCGGGCTTGCCGACATCGGCGACGACTGCCTCATCGGGTCGCATGTGCTGGTCACCAGCGGACGCAACGTCCATCACTTCGACGATGTGGAGACGCCCATCCGGTTGCAGGGCGGCGAGCGCGAGACGACGCGCATCGGGCGCGACTGCTGGATTGGCAACGGCGCGGTGGTCATGGCCGATGTGGGCGAGGGCTGCGTGGTGGCCGCCGGTGGCGTGGTCGTGTCGCCCCTGCCGCCGTACAGCGTCGCCGCCGGGGTGCCCGCCCGCGTCATCCGCAAGCGTGGCGAACCCCGTGACGAGGGAGGCACGCCATGA
- the xrt gene encoding exosortase — MTLAATFRQQPLHLLPVIAMFAVTYHAIVMRMVGDWNFDPNYSHGFLVPCLALWFAWMRWPELREAEVRPSAWGLGLLAAGLCLLVLGSVLIELFTSRASLVVLMMGTVLFLYGRDAFRILLFPLAYLLFMIPLPYTVYDALALPLKGLVSFAATGGIKLLGLPVLREGNVIIFPNITLEVVDACSGLRSIMSLAALGTAFAFLFLPAGWRRWTLVLATVPIAVATNTLRVFVTGVLSWYIGKDAARGFFHDFEGLVVFAVAMALTAALGFVLARVGRASARPDARPDAGPDAGPDAGPDAGPGTGTGGTGGGAHVG; from the coding sequence GTGACCCTAGCCGCCACCTTCAGGCAGCAGCCGCTGCACCTTCTGCCCGTCATCGCCATGTTCGCGGTGACGTACCATGCCATCGTCATGCGCATGGTGGGCGACTGGAACTTCGACCCCAACTATTCGCACGGCTTTCTCGTGCCGTGTCTCGCGCTGTGGTTCGCGTGGATGCGCTGGCCCGAGTTGCGCGAGGCCGAGGTGCGGCCCTCGGCGTGGGGGCTTGGCCTGCTGGCTGCCGGTCTCTGTCTGCTGGTGCTCGGGTCTGTGCTCATCGAACTCTTCACCTCGCGCGCCTCGCTGGTGGTGCTGATGATGGGCACGGTGCTCTTCCTCTACGGGCGCGATGCCTTTCGCATCCTGCTGTTCCCGCTGGCGTACCTGCTGTTCATGATACCGCTGCCGTACACCGTCTACGACGCCCTCGCCCTGCCGCTGAAGGGGCTCGTCTCCTTCGCTGCCACGGGGGGCATCAAGCTTCTGGGGCTGCCCGTGCTGCGTGAGGGCAATGTCATCATCTTTCCCAACATCACGCTGGAGGTGGTGGATGCGTGCAGCGGGCTGCGTTCCATCATGAGCCTTGCGGCACTGGGCACGGCCTTCGCCTTTCTCTTCCTGCCCGCCGGGTGGCGACGCTGGACGCTGGTGCTCGCCACCGTACCCATCGCCGTGGCCACCAACACGTTGCGGGTCTTCGTCACCGGGGTGCTGTCGTGGTACATCGGCAAGGACGCCGCCAGAGGTTTCTTCCATGATTTCGAAGGGCTCGTGGTGTTCGCGGTGGCCATGGCGCTGACGGCGGCGCTCGGCTTCGTGCTCGCCCGCGTGGGCAGGGCCTCCGCCAGACCGGACGCCAGACCGGACGCTGGGCCGGACGCTGGGCCGGACGCGGGGCCGGACGCTGGGCCCGGAACAGGTACGGGCGGCACGGGAGGAGGCGCACATGTGGGCTAG
- a CDS encoding sigma 54-interacting transcriptional regulator, which translates to MPGLLIVEDNEDVRRQLRWGLAKEPYDLHLAGSVDEALALQREHAPAVVTLDLGLPPDAEGASEGFRGLAALLDHDPRTKVIVVTGHHDMENALRAIEGGAYDFCQKPADLEMLKVIISRAFFLHGLQGGGAMASASGMASASGGASAPDAVSGAGAGGGKPDDGWQGIVGRCPSMRAVFETVAKVAVTGAPVLVTGESGTGKELVARAIHALGPRCTRTFVAINCGAIPDNLLEAEFFGYEKGAFTGATQRVQGKVEYADGGTLFLDEIGELPANLQVKLLRFLQEKVIQRVGGRKDIAVDARIVAATNRDIQTEIASGRFREDLYYRIGVVPVALPPLRARGDDILLLARHFLESSAGEGTGNIVGFSPAAEQAMLRYAWPGNVRELENKVRRAVIFASGRRIMPDDLGFDETPAKAAAPRPEGSLREARNALERDMVLSALDKCGGNIVQASLAIGVSRPTFYDLLRKHGIEA; encoded by the coding sequence ATGCCGGGGCTGTTGATTGTCGAAGACAACGAGGATGTACGCAGGCAACTGCGATGGGGGCTTGCGAAAGAACCCTACGACCTGCATCTGGCGGGGTCGGTGGACGAGGCGCTTGCCCTGCAACGTGAGCACGCCCCGGCGGTGGTGACGCTCGACCTCGGCCTGCCGCCGGACGCGGAGGGCGCGTCGGAGGGCTTCAGGGGGCTTGCGGCGCTTCTCGACCACGACCCGCGCACCAAGGTCATCGTGGTCACCGGGCATCACGACATGGAGAACGCCCTTCGCGCCATCGAAGGCGGGGCGTACGACTTCTGCCAGAAGCCCGCCGACCTCGAGATGCTCAAGGTGATCATCAGCCGCGCCTTCTTCCTGCATGGCCTGCAGGGGGGCGGCGCCATGGCGTCCGCATCGGGTATGGCGTCGGCATCGGGTGGTGCCTCCGCCCCGGACGCCGTTTCAGGCGCGGGTGCCGGGGGGGGCAAGCCCGACGACGGCTGGCAGGGCATCGTGGGGCGGTGTCCGTCCATGCGGGCGGTGTTCGAGACCGTCGCCAAGGTCGCGGTCACCGGCGCCCCGGTGCTGGTCACCGGCGAATCGGGCACAGGCAAGGAACTGGTGGCTAGGGCCATCCACGCCCTCGGGCCGCGCTGCACCCGCACCTTCGTCGCCATCAACTGCGGGGCCATCCCCGACAACCTGCTCGAGGCCGAGTTCTTCGGCTACGAGAAGGGTGCGTTCACCGGGGCCACGCAACGGGTGCAGGGCAAGGTGGAATACGCCGACGGCGGCACGCTGTTCCTCGACGAGATAGGCGAGTTGCCCGCCAACCTTCAGGTGAAGCTGCTGCGCTTCCTGCAGGAGAAGGTCATCCAGCGGGTGGGCGGACGCAAGGACATCGCGGTGGATGCGCGCATCGTCGCGGCAACCAACCGCGACATCCAGACCGAGATAGCCAGCGGGCGGTTCCGTGAAGACCTCTACTACCGCATCGGCGTCGTGCCCGTGGCCCTGCCGCCGCTTCGTGCGCGTGGCGACGACATCCTGCTGCTGGCGCGCCATTTCCTCGAAAGCAGCGCGGGTGAGGGCACCGGTAACATCGTGGGCTTCTCGCCCGCGGCGGAACAGGCCATGCTGCGATACGCATGGCCCGGCAACGTGCGCGAACTCGAGAACAAGGTGCGGCGCGCCGTCATCTTCGCCAGCGGGCGGCGCATCATGCCCGACGACCTCGGCTTCGACGAGACCCCCGCCAAGGCGGCCGCCCCACGACCCGAAGGTTCGCTGCGCGAGGCGCGCAACGCGCTCGAACGCGACATGGTGCTTTCCGCGCTGGACAAGTGCGGCGGCAACATCGTGCAGGCGTCACTGGCCATCGGCGTGAGTCGCCCCACCTTCTACGACCTGTTGCGCAAGCACGGCATCGAGGCGTGA